The following proteins are co-located in the Macaca nemestrina isolate mMacNem1 chromosome Y, mMacNem.hap1, whole genome shotgun sequence genome:
- the LOC139360957 gene encoding sex-determining region Y protein — MQSYASAMLSVFNTDGYSPAAQQNIPALRRSSSFICTESCSSKYQCEAGENSKGSVQDRVKRPMNAFIVWSRDQRRKMALENPKMRNSEISKQLGYQWKMLTEADKWPFFQEAQKLQAMHREKYPNYKYRPRRKAKMLQNSCSLLPADPSSVPCREVYNNRLYRDDCTKATHSRMQHQLGHLPPINTASLPQQRDRYSHSTKL, encoded by the coding sequence ATGCAATCATATGCTTCTGCCATGTTAAGCGTATTTAACACTGATGGTTACAGTCCAGCTGCACAACAGAATATTCCTGCTCTCCGGAGAAGCTCTTCCTTCATTTGCACTGAAAGCTGTAGCTCTAAGTATCAGTGTGAAGCAGGAGAAAACAGTAAAGGCAGCGTCCAGGATAGAGTGAAGCGACCCATGAACGCATTCATTGTGTGGTCTCGCGATCAGAGGCGCAAGATGGCTCTAGAGAATCCCAAAATGCGAAACTCAGAGATCAGCAAGCAGCTGGGATACCAGTGGAAAATGCTTACCGAAGCCGATAAATGGCCATTCTTCCAGGAGGCACAGAAACTACAGGCCATGCATAGAGAGAAATACCCGAATTATAAGTATCGACCTCGTCGGAAGGCGAAGATGCTGCAAAACAGTTGCAGTTTGCTTCCGGCAGATCCCTCTTCGGTACCCTGCAGAGAAGTGTACAACAACAGGTTGTACAGGGATGACTGTACCAAAGCCACGCACTCAAGAATGCAGCACCAGTTAGGCCACTTACCGCCCATCAACACAGCCAGCTTACCGCAGCAACGGGACCGCTACAGCCACTCGACAAAGCTGTAG